One part of the Hyphomicrobiales bacterium genome encodes these proteins:
- the leuC gene encoding 3-isopropylmalate dehydratase large subunit: MADASGKQTTLPRTMYDKIWDDHLVHMQDDGTGLLYIDRHLVHEVTSPQAFEGLRMTNRKVRAPQRTLAVVDHNVPTTDRSKGIDDPESALQVDTLAKNAAEFGIDYYNEVDIRQGIVHIVGPEQGFTLPGMTIVCGDSHTSTHGAFGALAHGIGTSEVEHVLATQTLIQKKAKNMRVTVNGALPEGVTAKDIILAIIGEIGTAGGTGSVIEYAGEAIQALSMEGRMTVCNMSIEGGARAGLIAPDEKTYAYIEGRPRAPKGTAWDMAKAYWETLPSDEGAHFDREVVLDAANLPPIVTWGTSPEDVVSVTGAVPDPAKIEDPNTRASKERALAYMGLEAGTKMTDIKLDRVFIGSCTNGRIEDLREVAKVVKDRKVSDTLSAMIVPGSGLVKQQAEQEGLDKIFVDAGFDWREPGCSMCLAMNADKLSPEERCASTSNRNFEGRQGFKGRTHLVSPAMAAAAAIHGHFVDIREL, from the coding sequence ATGGCCGACGCTTCGGGCAAGCAGACGACCCTTCCCCGCACGATGTACGACAAGATCTGGGACGATCATCTGGTTCACATGCAGGATGATGGAACTGGGCTGCTCTACATTGACCGGCATCTTGTGCACGAAGTGACCAGCCCGCAGGCCTTTGAAGGCCTGCGCATGACGAACCGCAAGGTCCGCGCCCCGCAGCGCACGCTCGCCGTGGTGGACCACAACGTGCCGACCACCGACCGCTCCAAGGGTATCGATGATCCGGAAAGCGCATTGCAAGTCGATACGCTGGCCAAGAACGCCGCTGAGTTCGGCATCGACTATTATAATGAGGTCGATATCCGCCAGGGTATCGTCCACATTGTCGGGCCGGAGCAGGGCTTTACGCTGCCCGGCATGACCATTGTGTGCGGCGACAGCCACACCTCCACCCATGGCGCGTTCGGGGCGCTCGCCCATGGCATCGGGACGTCGGAGGTCGAGCATGTTCTGGCGACCCAGACGCTGATCCAGAAAAAAGCAAAAAACATGCGCGTCACCGTCAACGGTGCGCTGCCTGAAGGCGTGACCGCCAAGGACATCATCTTGGCCATCATCGGCGAGATCGGCACGGCTGGCGGTACCGGATCGGTGATCGAATATGCCGGCGAAGCCATCCAGGCGCTGTCCATGGAAGGGCGGATGACCGTCTGCAACATGTCGATCGAGGGCGGCGCACGCGCTGGTCTAATCGCGCCAGACGAGAAGACTTACGCCTACATTGAAGGCCGCCCGCGTGCGCCCAAGGGCACCGCCTGGGACATGGCCAAGGCCTATTGGGAAACGCTGCCGAGCGACGAAGGCGCGCATTTCGACCGGGAAGTGGTGCTTGATGCCGCCAATTTGCCGCCGATCGTCACGTGGGGCACCAGCCCGGAAGATGTTGTTTCGGTTACCGGCGCTGTGCCTGATCCTGCCAAGATCGAAGACCCCAACACCCGTGCCTCCAAAGAGCGCGCGCTGGCCTATATGGGCCTTGAGGCTGGCACCAAGATGACCGACATCAAGCTTGATCGTGTGTTCATTGGCTCCTGCACCAATGGCCGGATCGAGGATCTGCGCGAAGTCGCCAAAGTCGTGAAGGATCGCAAGGTCTCCGACACACTGTCGGCGATGATCGTGCCAGGGTCTGGCCTTGTGAAGCAGCAAGCCGAGCAGGAGGGACTCGACAAGATCTTCGTCGACGCTGGGTTCGACTGGCGCGAACCAGGTTGCTCCATGTGTCTGGCGATGAACGCTGATAAACTGTCGCCGGAAGAGCGCTGCGCTTCGACGTCCAACCGTAACTTTGAGGGTCGTCAGGGCTTTAAGGGCCGCACGCACCTCGTTTCGCCGGCCATGGCTGCGGCGGCTGCGATCCACGGACATTTCGTGGACATTCGAGAACTCTAA
- a CDS encoding ABC transporter substrate-binding protein produces the protein MKNVFLGAGVALVATTGAAALAPSQAHACDLDRDIVFGDLDWASAQFHNRVAQFILEEGFGCSTDVIPGSTLPIYNGMARGDVDITMEIWVPNVQEWWDEETGKGTVEAVGLAYPDAVQGWFVPRYLVEGDDAPAAGLTSVSQLGEYAEVFQDPEDPDMGRFYNCIAGWGCEDANTRKLSAYGLDETFTNFRPGTGGALAAAIESSILREQPIVFYYWGPTWVMGKIGDDVIQLEEPAYDADTWAEMMAADPADSAEVATAYPVIPVEIGVNSEFATEAPEIITFLGEYGMTGADVSSALLFMQENDVEADEAAEEFLRTREDLWTAWVSADVADRVRGALADM, from the coding sequence ATCAAGAATGTATTCTTGGGAGCGGGCGTCGCTCTTGTTGCCACGACCGGTGCCGCCGCGCTCGCACCATCACAAGCACACGCCTGCGACCTCGACCGCGATATCGTCTTCGGCGATCTCGATTGGGCCTCCGCCCAGTTCCACAATCGGGTTGCCCAGTTCATCCTGGAAGAAGGCTTTGGCTGCTCAACCGACGTGATTCCGGGTTCCACGCTGCCGATCTACAACGGCATGGCGCGCGGCGATGTCGATATCACCATGGAAATCTGGGTGCCGAACGTCCAGGAATGGTGGGATGAGGAAACCGGCAAGGGCACCGTCGAAGCCGTTGGCCTGGCCTATCCCGACGCTGTTCAGGGCTGGTTTGTGCCGCGTTATCTTGTCGAAGGCGACGACGCACCGGCCGCCGGCCTGACATCGGTCAGCCAGTTGGGCGAGTATGCCGAAGTCTTCCAGGATCCTGAAGACCCCGATATGGGCCGCTTCTACAACTGCATTGCCGGTTGGGGTTGCGAAGACGCCAACACCCGCAAACTGTCGGCCTATGGGTTGGATGAAACCTTCACCAATTTCCGTCCTGGCACCGGCGGCGCACTGGCTGCGGCCATCGAGTCCTCGATCCTGCGCGAACAGCCGATTGTCTTCTACTACTGGGGCCCGACCTGGGTCATGGGTAAGATCGGCGATGACGTGATCCAACTGGAAGAGCCGGCCTACGACGCTGACACTTGGGCTGAAATGATGGCGGCTGATCCGGCGGATTCCGCTGAGGTTGCAACCGCCTACCCGGTGATCCCGGTGGAAATTGGCGTCAACTCAGAGTTCGCCACCGAAGCGCCTGAAATCATCACCTTCCTGGGAGAGTACGGCATGACCGGCGCCGACGTGTCTTCCGCCCTGCTTTTCATGCAGGAAAACGATGTGGAAGCCGATGAGGCCGCTGAAGAGTTCCTGCGTACCCGCGAAGATCTCTGGACAGCTTGGGTCAGCGCTGATGTTGCTGACCGGGTCCGTGGCGCACTGGCCGACATGTAA
- a CDS encoding tyrosine recombinase XerC, with protein sequence MTDEADLVAVPSVAPPPASRFADWQTHLRSERRLAEATLHAYATDVQAFLTFLDDVSDDLMMALANLRPAMIRRFLARRVEAGASPRTRARNLAAIRSYLTFLEREGLAEAAPARAVKTPKLPDRLPRPVDADAALKMARGKADDLEAEPWIVARNAAVFALMYGAGLRVSEALSITKGEAPSATHNTRSLRITGKGGKTRIVPVLPMIGEACDAYARMVPYSLETDEAFFRGARGGPLDQRIVRRVTEAARGRLGLPSTATPHALRHAFATHLLAAGGDLRTIQDLLGHASLSTTQVYTRVDSSALLASYAQAHPRARVQE encoded by the coding sequence ATGACAGATGAAGCGGATCTTGTGGCCGTACCCTCGGTCGCGCCCCCACCTGCCAGCCGGTTTGCCGATTGGCAGACGCATTTGCGGTCCGAGCGGCGTTTGGCCGAGGCGACGCTTCACGCCTACGCCACCGATGTGCAGGCGTTTTTGACCTTCCTCGATGATGTGTCGGACGATCTGATGATGGCGCTTGCCAATTTGCGCCCGGCCATGATCCGGCGATTTTTGGCGCGGCGTGTGGAAGCTGGAGCCAGCCCGCGGACGCGGGCGCGCAATCTGGCGGCGATCCGGTCTTATCTGACATTTTTGGAGCGCGAGGGATTGGCCGAAGCTGCGCCGGCACGCGCCGTCAAAACCCCTAAATTGCCCGATCGTTTACCGCGGCCTGTTGATGCCGATGCCGCGTTGAAGATGGCGCGTGGCAAGGCCGATGATTTGGAAGCAGAACCTTGGATCGTTGCACGCAATGCAGCTGTCTTTGCGCTGATGTACGGCGCGGGGCTTCGCGTTTCCGAGGCACTGTCGATCACCAAAGGCGAGGCACCCTCTGCGACACACAACACGCGCTCGCTGCGTATCACCGGTAAGGGCGGCAAGACGCGGATCGTGCCGGTGTTGCCGATGATTGGCGAGGCCTGCGATGCCTATGCGCGCATGGTGCCTTATTCTCTGGAAACCGATGAAGCTTTTTTTCGTGGCGCGCGCGGTGGCCCGCTCGACCAGCGGATCGTGCGCCGTGTTACCGAGGCCGCGCGGGGGCGGCTAGGACTGCCCTCGACTGCGACGCCACACGCGCTGCGCCATGCCTTTGCCACGCACTTGCTGGCGGCCGGCGGTGATCTGCGCACGATCCAGGACCTGCTGGGCCATGCCAGCCTGTCGACGACGCAGGTTTACACCCGCGTTGACAGCTCGGCCCTGCTTGCCAGCTACGCCCAAGCCCATCCGAGGGCGCGGGTGCAGGAGTAA
- a CDS encoding HlyC/CorC family transporter → MITTEIWLTGLAVLGLLVLSAFFSGSETALTAVSRARMMQREKAGNKRAGLVGKLTEARERLIGALLLGNNLVNIFASALTTVLFTGLFGDSGVAYATLAMTALVLVFAEVLPKTLAISNTDKFAMIVAPIVRVVVFLFAPITAAVQWFIRSLLKIFGIDVENMDVLSAHEEIRGQLDYLHQEGAVVKDDRYRLGGVLDLHDLEVSDVMIHRTKMQSIDIDLPNEEIVDEILKSPYTRIPLWKERSDNIIGVIHAKDVLRALRAKGDPAEVDVTEIAQTPWFVPDTNTLQAQLNAFLKRKAHIALVVDEYGEVQGLITLEDILEEIVGDITDEHDVSAEGVRPMPDGSVVVDGGVPIRDLNRVMDWNLPDDEATTIAGLVIHEARLIPERGQAFTFHGFRFNVLRRQGNRVTSLKIAPLTVNPRPGL, encoded by the coding sequence ATGATCACCACCGAAATTTGGCTCACTGGCCTCGCGGTCCTCGGCCTTTTGGTTCTTTCCGCCTTTTTCTCCGGCTCCGAAACGGCGCTGACGGCGGTGTCGCGCGCGCGCATGATGCAGCGCGAGAAGGCAGGCAACAAACGCGCCGGCCTCGTCGGCAAGCTGACCGAAGCGCGCGAACGGCTGATCGGCGCGCTGCTGCTCGGCAACAATCTGGTCAACATCTTCGCCTCCGCGCTGACCACGGTGTTGTTCACCGGGCTGTTTGGCGACAGCGGCGTTGCCTACGCGACCCTGGCGATGACGGCCCTGGTGCTGGTGTTTGCCGAGGTCCTGCCGAAGACGCTCGCCATCTCCAACACCGACAAGTTTGCGATGATCGTCGCGCCGATCGTGCGTGTGGTGGTGTTTCTGTTTGCGCCGATCACAGCAGCGGTCCAGTGGTTCATTCGCAGCTTGTTGAAGATTTTCGGCATCGATGTGGAGAACATGGACGTGCTTTCGGCCCATGAAGAAATCCGTGGCCAGCTCGACTATCTTCATCAGGAAGGCGCTGTGGTCAAAGACGACCGCTATCGGCTCGGCGGCGTGCTCGATCTACACGATCTGGAAGTTTCAGACGTGATGATCCACCGCACGAAAATGCAGTCGATCGACATCGATCTGCCCAATGAAGAGATCGTCGATGAAATACTGAAAAGTCCCTACACACGCATCCCTCTATGGAAAGAGCGCTCCGACAACATCATCGGCGTGATCCATGCCAAGGATGTGCTGCGCGCGCTGCGGGCCAAGGGCGATCCGGCCGAAGTCGATGTGACCGAGATCGCGCAGACACCCTGGTTCGTGCCCGACACCAACACGCTGCAAGCCCAGCTCAACGCGTTTTTGAAACGCAAAGCCCACATCGCGCTGGTGGTTGATGAGTATGGCGAGGTGCAGGGCCTCATCACTCTGGAAGACATTCTTGAAGAGATCGTCGGCGACATCACCGATGAGCACGACGTGTCCGCTGAAGGCGTGCGCCCCATGCCCGACGGATCGGTGGTTGTCGATGGCGGCGTGCCGATTCGTGACCTGAACCGCGTGATGGACTGGAACCTGCCCGATGATGAGGCGACGACCATCGCCGGGCTGGTCATCCATGAGGCGCGGCTGATCCCTGAACGCGGCCAGGCTTTCACCTTCCATGGTTTTCGTTTCAACGTCCTCCGCCGTCAGGGCAACAGGGTGACGAGCCTAAAAATTGCGCCGCTGACCGTGAACCCAAGGCCTGGACTTTAG
- a CDS encoding 3-dehydroquinate synthase, with protein MSTPLKTVRVELGERGYDILIGKGALNEAGERIAALVPGARAVIITDGRVARLHLDALEASLNAAGIDSFAAIVPPGETSKSWHGVQTVTDAILGGRLERGDLVIALGGGVIGDLAGFAAAIARRGMRFVQVPTTLLAQVDSSVGGKTGINTEHGKNLVGAFHQPILVLADTDTLDTLPDREMKAGYAEVVKYGLIDDRDFFEWLEGKAADLLAGDDALRSEAIARSCAAKARVVAQDEREGGRRALLNLGHTFGHALEVLCGYDPAKLVHGEGVAIGMVLAHRFSHHLGHCPGQDVQRVVAHLEAVGLPTDIDAIEGFRPTLDQLVDAMKQDKKVSRGALTFILTRGIGQSFIAKDVPENQLRDFLSTTLTLS; from the coding sequence GTGAGCACACCGCTTAAGACAGTCCGCGTTGAACTCGGCGAACGCGGCTACGACATCCTCATCGGCAAAGGAGCGTTGAATGAGGCTGGCGAACGCATCGCGGCGCTGGTCCCAGGCGCCCGCGCCGTGATCATCACCGATGGTCGTGTTGCACGCCTGCATCTCGACGCGCTTGAAGCAAGTCTCAATGCAGCTGGCATCGACAGCTTTGCGGCCATTGTTCCTCCCGGCGAAACGTCCAAAAGCTGGCATGGCGTGCAGACCGTGACCGATGCCATTCTGGGTGGGCGCTTGGAACGCGGCGACTTGGTCATTGCCTTAGGTGGCGGCGTTATCGGCGATCTTGCAGGCTTTGCCGCAGCCATCGCGCGCCGTGGCATGCGCTTTGTCCAGGTGCCGACCACCTTGCTAGCGCAGGTCGATAGCTCGGTTGGCGGTAAAACCGGCATCAATACCGAACACGGCAAGAACCTGGTTGGCGCTTTTCATCAGCCGATCCTTGTACTCGCCGATACCGATACGCTCGATACGCTGCCCGACCGTGAAATGAAGGCCGGCTATGCCGAGGTCGTGAAATATGGCCTTATCGACGACCGCGACTTTTTTGAGTGGCTGGAAGGCAAGGCTGCCGATTTGCTGGCGGGCGACGATGCCTTGCGCAGCGAAGCCATTGCCCGCTCTTGCGCGGCCAAAGCCCGTGTTGTCGCGCAGGATGAGCGCGAAGGCGGGCGCCGGGCTCTGCTCAATCTTGGCCACACGTTTGGCCACGCCCTGGAAGTGCTCTGCGGCTACGATCCGGCCAAACTTGTGCACGGCGAAGGCGTTGCCATCGGCATGGTGCTCGCCCACCGGTTCTCCCATCATCTTGGCCATTGCCCCGGCCAGGATGTGCAGCGCGTTGTCGCCCACCTTGAAGCGGTTGGCCTGCCGACCGATATCGACGCCATCGAAGGGTTTCGCCCAACGCTGGATCAACTGGTCGATGCGATGAAGCAGGACAAGAAAGTCTCACGCGGCGCCCTGACCTTCATCTTAACGCGCGGTATCGGTCAAAGCTTCATCGCCAAGGACGTGCCCGAAAACCAGTTGCGCGATTTTCTCTCAACCACCCTCACCCTGTCGTAG
- a CDS encoding shikimate kinase — translation MTSHASSNAAALVDEPAPPRANAADIARIRDGLGARAIVIIGMMGAGKSSIGRRLAQALHIEFVDSDDEIEKAANLTIPEIFETYGEAHFRDGERKVIARLLSDGPKVIAVGGGAFENPQTREDIAERGLSIWLKADFETLMARVRRRSHRPLLRNPDPEGTMTRLLEARSPNYALADLTVPSRDGAHGDVVQACLRALGDFLTADPKADSEPA, via the coding sequence ATGACGTCACACGCTTCTTCAAATGCCGCCGCCCTTGTGGACGAGCCCGCGCCGCCACGCGCCAATGCTGCAGATATCGCGCGCATTCGCGATGGGTTAGGCGCGCGCGCCATCGTGATTATCGGAATGATGGGCGCGGGAAAATCATCCATTGGCCGCCGGCTCGCGCAAGCGTTGCACATCGAGTTTGTCGATTCCGATGACGAAATCGAAAAAGCGGCCAACCTGACCATTCCCGAGATTTTCGAAACCTATGGCGAGGCGCATTTTCGCGATGGCGAACGCAAGGTCATTGCCCGTCTGCTTTCCGATGGACCCAAAGTGATCGCGGTCGGCGGCGGTGCGTTCGAAAATCCGCAAACCCGTGAAGACATTGCCGAGCGCGGCCTGTCGATCTGGCTAAAGGCAGATTTCGAGACCCTGATGGCGCGCGTGCGCCGCCGCTCGCACCGGCCACTGCTGCGCAATCCTGATCCGGAAGGCACAATGACGCGGCTTCTCGAAGCCCGGTCTCCGAACTACGCTCTGGCCGATCTCACGGTGCCGTCACGCGATGGAGCCCACGGCGATGTTGTTCAAGCCTGTTTGCGCGCGCTGGGCGACTTTCTTACCGCCGATCCCAAAGCTGACAGTGAACCGGCGTGA
- a CDS encoding histidine kinase: MPTTFRFLTRLAILGAIFAGVIYALATYIEPTPEPVSVRISPERFAE; the protein is encoded by the coding sequence ATGCCCACCACTTTTCGCTTTTTGACTCGGCTTGCCATCCTTGGCGCGATTTTCGCTGGCGTGATTTATGCGCTGGCGACCTATATCGAACCAACGCCCGAGCCGGTGTCTGTGCGTATCTCGCCGGAACGGTTTGCGGAGTAA
- a CDS encoding tyrosine recombinase — translation MGSAGDIGLFLDMLAVERNASPNTLDAYRRDLTDFADDLSGDLNAAKTDDVRAYLARLEAHGAKASTAARRLSALKQYFQFLYAEGMRSDDPCEPLRGPKKPKPLPKVMNEDAVDRLLNEAKRVCEQTDLTPSKRLKALRMRALLELLYATGLRVSELVSLPRSVASGGEAFVVRGKGGRERLVPLTPIARSAMTAYLEALDADKRQVRSAFLFPADSADGHLTRQAFARDLKTLGAAAGLSPKQLSPHVLRHAFASHLLAHGADLRTVQSLLGHKDIATTQIYTHVLDERLHGLVTSCHPLSDAS, via the coding sequence ATGGGCAGCGCTGGCGATATCGGATTGTTTCTGGACATGTTGGCGGTTGAGCGTAACGCCTCGCCTAACACGTTGGATGCCTATCGGCGCGACCTAACCGACTTTGCCGATGATCTGTCCGGTGACTTGAATGCCGCGAAAACCGATGATGTGCGGGCCTATCTGGCGCGGCTGGAAGCCCATGGCGCCAAAGCCTCGACCGCCGCGCGTCGATTGTCGGCACTGAAGCAGTATTTTCAGTTTCTCTACGCAGAAGGCATGCGTTCCGATGATCCATGCGAGCCGTTGCGTGGGCCGAAAAAGCCCAAGCCGCTGCCAAAGGTGATGAACGAGGACGCCGTCGATCGTCTGCTCAATGAGGCTAAGCGGGTGTGTGAGCAAACGGACCTCACACCCTCCAAACGGCTGAAAGCGTTGCGCATGCGGGCGTTGTTGGAACTGCTCTATGCAACGGGTTTACGCGTTTCTGAGCTTGTCAGCCTGCCGCGCTCAGTGGCCAGCGGCGGCGAAGCGTTTGTGGTGCGCGGTAAAGGTGGACGTGAACGCCTTGTGCCTCTGACACCCATCGCGCGAAGCGCAATGACGGCCTATCTAGAGGCGCTCGATGCCGACAAGCGTCAGGTTCGCTCGGCATTTCTCTTCCCGGCTGACAGTGCGGACGGTCATCTGACGCGCCAGGCTTTTGCCCGCGATCTCAAAACGTTGGGCGCGGCGGCTGGTCTCTCGCCCAAGCAGCTTTCACCGCATGTCTTGCGGCATGCATTTGCCAGCCATTTGCTCGCCCATGGCGCGGATTTGCGCACGGTTCAGTCGTTGCTTGGTCACAAGGATATTGCCACCACGCAAATCTATACCCATGTGCTGGACGAACGGCTGCACGGGCTGGTGACCAGTTGCCATCCGCTCAGTGACGCCTCTTAA
- a CDS encoding acetyl-CoA carboxylase carboxyltransferase subunit alpha, with the protein MHTYLDFEKPVADLEGKVAELKALQAEDAAVDVADEIARLEAKAQKALTDLYTKLTPWQKTQIARHPDRPHFKAYAQALFTDFTPLAGDRAYADDHAIQMGMARFDGRAVMVIGHEKGDDTASRLKHNFGMARPEGYRKAVRAMKLADRFNLPIITFVDTAGAYPGIGAEERGQAEAIARSTEQCLSVKVPTVSVIIGEGGSGGAIALATANTVFMLEHAIYSVISPEGAASILWRDSARAPDAASALKVTAEDLTQLKVVDGVIEEPLGGAHRDPAQAIANVRTQLEASFASFDQAPDTDWRANRQDKFLAIGRTLGV; encoded by the coding sequence ATGCACACCTATCTCGATTTTGAAAAGCCGGTTGCCGACCTAGAAGGCAAGGTGGCCGAGTTGAAGGCTTTGCAGGCCGAAGATGCCGCCGTCGATGTTGCCGACGAGATCGCCCGGCTGGAAGCCAAGGCCCAAAAGGCACTCACCGACCTCTACACCAAGCTGACGCCCTGGCAGAAAACGCAGATTGCGCGACATCCTGACCGGCCGCACTTCAAGGCCTATGCGCAGGCGCTTTTCACTGATTTTACGCCGCTGGCGGGCGACCGCGCCTATGCCGATGATCATGCGATCCAGATGGGGATGGCGCGTTTCGATGGTCGCGCGGTGATGGTGATCGGGCACGAAAAGGGCGACGATACCGCCTCGCGCCTAAAACACAATTTCGGCATGGCGCGCCCGGAAGGCTATCGCAAAGCGGTGCGTGCGATGAAACTTGCCGACCGGTTTAATCTGCCGATCATCACCTTTGTCGACACCGCAGGTGCTTATCCAGGCATTGGCGCGGAGGAACGCGGCCAGGCCGAGGCGATTGCTCGCTCCACCGAGCAGTGCCTCAGTGTCAAAGTGCCTACGGTCAGCGTGATCATCGGCGAGGGCGGATCGGGTGGTGCGATTGCCCTGGCCACCGCCAACACTGTTTTTATGCTGGAGCATGCGATTTACTCGGTCATTTCGCCGGAAGGCGCGGCCAGCATTCTTTGGCGCGATTCAGCGCGCGCGCCTGATGCGGCTTCGGCCCTGAAGGTCACGGCTGAGGATCTTACGCAGCTGAAAGTGGTCGATGGGGTGATCGAGGAGCCGCTTGGTGGTGCTCACCGCGATCCGGCCCAGGCGATCGCGAATGTGCGCACGCAGTTGGAAGCAAGCTTTGCGAGCTTCGATCAGGCGCCCGACACGGACTGGCGGGCTAACCGTCAGGACAAGTTTTTGGCGATCGGCCGCACGCTCGGCGTTTAG
- a CDS encoding murein L,D-transpeptidase — protein MSPVSQKFALNRRTVVKGLLLASAAPVLAACQSEYGAKHLRPLPASLQLKMERLAMSEGDPIFMRIFKEEGDLEVWKRGPSGRYMLLETYEICTWSGELGPKFQEGDRQAPEGFYTITPAQMNPNSSFYLSFNLGFPNAYDRSHGRTGSHLMVHGACSSAGCYAMTDDQIAEIYALAREAFEGGQRAFHVHAFPFRMTPENMARHAGHQHFAFWEMLQEGYQHFEVTQLPPQVDVCDRRYIFNAVAAEQFSAAEQCPDYQMPEPIASSFQAAQAEHRAAFEVALAEYHPNGVIAPAVGEPPVAANQVLVATTPQPVAPPPIAPLGTETVAAAPAAPTPPPPLVETTTAPGAAATPAPTPPPGVEVAAAEAAPAENSFMSRAGNLFDGLFSGN, from the coding sequence ATGTCGCCTGTTTCCCAGAAATTTGCGTTGAACCGCCGTACCGTGGTCAAAGGCTTGCTGCTTGCCAGCGCCGCACCCGTTTTGGCCGCCTGCCAGTCTGAGTACGGCGCCAAACATTTGCGGCCGCTACCTGCCTCATTGCAGCTGAAGATGGAACGCCTTGCCATGAGCGAGGGCGACCCGATCTTCATGCGCATCTTCAAGGAAGAGGGCGATCTTGAAGTTTGGAAGCGAGGCCCGAGTGGTCGGTATATGCTTCTGGAAACCTACGAGATTTGCACCTGGTCAGGTGAGCTTGGCCCGAAATTCCAGGAGGGGGATCGCCAGGCGCCGGAGGGGTTCTATACGATCACGCCGGCGCAGATGAATCCCAATTCCTCTTTTTATCTGTCGTTCAATCTCGGCTTTCCCAACGCCTATGACCGCTCGCATGGCCGCACCGGTTCGCACCTGATGGTGCATGGCGCCTGCTCCTCGGCAGGTTGCTACGCGATGACCGACGATCAGATCGCCGAGATTTACGCCCTGGCGCGCGAAGCGTTCGAAGGCGGACAGCGCGCGTTCCATGTTCACGCCTTCCCGTTCCGCATGACGCCGGAGAACATGGCCCGCCATGCTGGCCATCAGCACTTTGCCTTCTGGGAAATGCTGCAGGAAGGCTATCAGCATTTTGAAGTAACGCAGCTTCCTCCACAGGTCGATGTGTGCGACCGGCGCTACATCTTTAATGCCGTTGCCGCCGAGCAGTTCTCTGCCGCTGAGCAATGCCCGGACTACCAGATGCCTGAACCCATCGCCTCATCGTTTCAGGCCGCGCAGGCGGAACATCGCGCGGCGTTCGAAGTGGCTTTGGCAGAGTATCACCCCAATGGGGTGATCGCGCCTGCGGTTGGTGAGCCGCCAGTTGCGGCCAATCAGGTTTTGGTCGCAACAACACCGCAGCCTGTCGCACCACCACCCATCGCGCCGCTGGGCACCGAGACAGTTGCTGCCGCGCCGGCCGCACCAACGCCGCCGCCGCCGCTGGTTGAAACGACGACCGCTCCTGGAGCCGCGGCAACACCTGCGCCGACACCGCCACCGGGCGTAGAAGTTGCGGCTGCTGAGGCGGCGCCTGCTGAAAACTCGTTCATGTCGCGGGCCGGTAATCTGTTTGATGGCCTCTTCTCAGGCAACTGA
- a CDS encoding alpha/beta fold hydrolase, producing MPFATLDGRRVHYTDTGGADGQPALLFVHAYTCNLTLWDGMIARFAPDYRCLALDLPGHGQSEPNDNASDMGFLAKSIVAVLDAAGVEYAHVCGLSIGGMIGQHLGLSHGDRLQSLVLACTTGRLPSEAVALWDGRLEKITTKGLWAQIQESIERWYGDGVMDGFGPADLDPVARMIAGTSVAGAVSCGLAVKGHDVLDRLGAVSTPTLVIGADRDLSFPPEHPKALADAILGAQLAMLDNAGHLAPVQVPDAFEAAMRGFYASL from the coding sequence ATGCCTTTTGCCACGCTTGACGGTCGGCGCGTCCATTACACCGATACCGGTGGTGCGGACGGCCAACCGGCGCTTCTCTTCGTGCACGCTTATACCTGCAATTTGACGCTTTGGGATGGGATGATCGCCCGTTTTGCGCCGGACTATCGGTGCCTGGCGCTTGATCTGCCTGGCCACGGCCAGTCGGAGCCCAATGACAACGCTTCCGACATGGGTTTTTTGGCAAAGAGCATCGTGGCCGTGCTCGACGCTGCCGGCGTTGAATACGCCCATGTCTGTGGGCTGTCCATTGGCGGCATGATCGGTCAGCATCTCGGTCTCTCCCATGGCGACAGGCTTCAATCGCTTGTTCTGGCCTGCACAACCGGGCGGTTGCCGTCTGAAGCCGTTGCGCTCTGGGATGGCCGACTTGAAAAGATCACCACCAAGGGCCTTTGGGCGCAGATCCAGGAAAGCATCGAGCGTTGGTACGGCGATGGCGTAATGGACGGGTTTGGCCCCGCCGATCTTGACCCGGTGGCGCGCATGATCGCCGGAACGTCAGTGGCCGGCGCCGTGTCCTGTGGTCTGGCGGTGAAGGGCCATGATGTGCTCGACCGCTTGGGCGCTGTTTCGACGCCGACGCTGGTTATCGGTGCGGACCGTGATTTGTCGTTCCCGCCGGAGCACCCCAAGGCCCTTGCTGATGCAATCCTAGGCGCGCAACTGGCCATGCTGGACAATGCGGGTCACTTGGCACCTGTTCAGGTTCCCGACGCCTTCGAGGCGGCGATGCGCGGGTTTTACGCCTCACTTTGA